The Calothrix sp. PCC 7507 DNA segment TCGACGGTAATATCATCAGCCATCGGTACTTTGGCAGCTAGAGTTGCTTGTAACTCACTAATTAATCCTTGCTCAACAAGTTCTTTAATTATTCTGGCTGGTGCTGGTTGCAAGAATTTGCTAGCAACTTCTCGGCGGGAAATTTTGGCAATGACTTTGTTTTTAATTTCAATTTGATTTGCAGCATTCAAACTTAATCCTGCAGCACGGTAATAAACTATGTTGGCAGTTAAATCTAGAAATGCTGAAGCTTCTACAACTCTTACCCCATATTTGAGGAATAAATCCACAGCACGGCGTTCAATCGCCAAATCACTTGGACTGTGAATTAAATTGAAGGCATAAGGTCCATGAGGTAAGGCTTGTTGAATGCGATTAATAGCTACTTCTAAACGCTCTGGACTTAAACCACCTGCACCAAATGAACCCAAAATTTTCTCTTTTCCAAGTGCAATTACCATTTCTTCTGAAGCAATACCGCCAGCCATTGCACCAGTAGTATAGGCATATTTCACACCATGAAAAGAAAGAAAATTTGGATCTCCTAACTGTTTAATTTGCAGTGGAGGTACGGAGAGCAACAATTCTATTTGGGTTGCAACACTATGATCTACAGGACATAAATACCCATCATTGGTTACACCAATTTTCCCAGCAATTTTGACGATATAACAGGGTTTATCTAATGTCAGGAATTTATCTAGAATGGTTTTTTGTTCAAATGATATACAATCTAGAGAACCTTTCCAGACAAGATTTTGATTATAGGAATAGTTAGAAAATACCAGACCATTATTATGTTGACTTAGTGGTGTATCTACAGTCGTCACGCTAGTTATCCCTCGATTCCTCAAAAATAGGTTGTAAAGAGTGTAGGGTGGGCAGTGCCCACCATATTTGATGTTTTGGTGGGCACTGCCCACCCTACGTTTTAAGATTCTTCATTCAGCAAATTTTCAGCACAAGCTAGTTGTAATTGAATGATTTCACTCATTTTTTGACTAAAATCTTGTCTGGTTTGTAAGAAGGCAATATGAGCTTTAGTCACTCTAGAATTATTAGCATTCAATTTTTGATACTGAGATGGATTTAAATCAACAGTGCTAATGTCGTTAGAAAATTCTTGAGCTAGAACATTTGGTTGAGGAATTTGCTGTTTAGTGGCTGTCTTCTCAAAAGATTGTAATTGTTCTGTTTGACTCAAACCGTGTTCAATGATATCTTTCATTTTGATTTCTTCTTGTTGCTTATTATGCGCCACAAGGTTGTGAGCAAGAATACTATTTGTGGAGTTTGGCAGAGAATTTATGATTTCAGATTCTCTAGTTGATGGGATATTCTGATGTTGACGTTTAGTTGCTACGTTCTGGAAGGCTTGCCGATTATCATCACTCAAGATTGTGGCGGTAATTGAGTCACCGCCTAAAGTGATTTTTCGCAGGGTTAATTTACTTTGATGACTAGATTCTTGAGAGAGATTGTATAGAGAGGATAAATCTAAATCAACTCGATGGCTGAGTAGTTTTCCTAGTGCTTTGATGATAGAAGTATGGTCATCCATCCCTCTTCTATTTAAAGACACGGTGATGTGTTCTTGTCCTTCGAGGATTTTATCAATCCAGCGCGAACAGACACTACCAGCACCAGCTTCGATAAAGATTTTCACTCCATCGCCATAGACGCGGTTAACTAGGCGGGGGAAGTCTAGTTGCTGACACAGTCCTGTGGCGATACTGTGAGCTATCAGATTGCTATCAAGTGAGAGAGCTTGATATTCAGCTGCAGAATAAAATACAATACCGGGAATATTCTGTGACGGTAAAGTATTGAGTTTAACTAACTCTCCATACTCCGATCGCATTGTCTCACAATGGATGACATGGTCGAAAGGAGCAGGGAAGGCATTACAGCCCAGAGTTTGAATCACTCGCTGACATGCGGCTGGTTCCCCGGCAATCAATACTTCTTCTGGTGTATTAATCTGCGTTAAATACACACGAGTCTCGTTTTTCAGACATTCCCTCACCTGGGATGGACTGGCCATGAGGACATAGTTACACCAGAAATTGTTGTCTGAGGAGTCTGATGCTGGTGGTAATCCCCAATATTCACGTACAGCATTTTTCGGGCCAGATAATCTGTCACCAAATAAAGCTGATGAGTTAAAAGAATTACTTCCTGCATAAAAATTGCTCCAGACACCTTGAGCAACCATCATGCTGGTTTCACCCAGGCTATAGCCAAAGACATATTTGGGTTTGACTTGGAAGTTATCACGAATAACTGTCGTGATTAACCTGGTGAAAAACATTTCCGCTTCAAACATTGCTAGGGAATCATCTAGCAATTTTTTTTCTAGGGTTTCTAGTTGTCGAGTTGTTAATTTACTCAAACTTCTAGGAAACACCAATTTCTCAACGTCCGAAACGCGTTTATATAAACTCTTGACAAAAGGATCATCTTGGACATTAGGAAATAAACGGAAAAGCGTCCGACCAATACCTACATAAGAGTTAACTGCAGCCGGATAAACATAAGCCACTGAACCTTGTTTACCTAGTGGTTTGGCTGTGAAATAACTACCTATTGGTGTTTGCCAGTCTGTACCGCGTTCAAAGGCTGTGTTTACACCTTTACGTGCTGAGGCGATTTCTTTGAGTAATTCTTTCTGGTTACGTCCGGTAATTGCTAGGGCGTATTTAGCTGTGGAATGCTGTTGAAATTGGACAAAGTATGAACTGGCGGTATCCGATAGAGAAGCAGAATTTTCGATGCTTTCTTGGAGACTATCTAGCAGCTTTTCTAACTCTGATTGTTCATTAGCTGCTATAGGGAATAGATAAAAAGGCCGTTGTTGTAAATACTTACTGTTATGCTCTTTTTGATCAGGTTCATCTGACAAAATTAGATGAGCGTAAGTACCATCACAACCTATACCATTGACGGCTGCAATTCTCTTGGTGCTGTCTTTACCGAGAAACCAAGGTCGAGATTCAGTAGCGACAAAGAAGGGACTACCTTCCCATATCTGGGGTGTTTTGACACCAGTCCA contains these protein-coding regions:
- a CDS encoding type I polyketide synthase, with the translated sequence MLEQHPPSSKIAIIGMDAFFGECKSLDAFERSIYDGKQHFIPLPPKRWHGIEAQEHILKEYNLPDNKPPLGAYITDFEIDTLAYKIPPNEIEKLNPQQLLLLTVADRALKDAKIPEGGNVAVIIAAETEMSVHQLQQRWDLSWQIKDGLNAAEIALPEEKITQLETIVKDSVHHQVDIGEYLSYISNIMASRISSLWNFTGPAFSLTAVETSVFKALEVAQMLLTTGEVDAVVVGAVDLAGGVENVLLRNQEAKINTGVNTLSFDQKADGWTVGEGAGAVVLQRYDSAKQNGQPIYAVIDAISIGQAHSTSLDASTINQVCQQAFQIAGIQPSEVNYVEVVGSGIPQQDTAEITGMLQAYPAVGDGLHCAIGSVKANIGHTYVASGIASLIKTALCLYHNYIPATPNWTGVKTPQIWEGSPFFVATESRPWFLGKDSTKRIAAVNGIGCDGTYAHLILSDEPDQKEHNSKYLQQRPFYLFPIAANEQSELEKLLDSLQESIENSASLSDTASSYFVQFQQHSTAKYALAITGRNQKELLKEIASARKGVNTAFERGTDWQTPIGSYFTAKPLGKQGSVAYVYPAAVNSYVGIGRTLFRLFPNVQDDPFVKSLYKRVSDVEKLVFPRSLSKLTTRQLETLEKKLLDDSLAMFEAEMFFTRLITTVIRDNFQVKPKYVFGYSLGETSMMVAQGVWSNFYAGSNSFNSSALFGDRLSGPKNAVREYWGLPPASDSSDNNFWCNYVLMASPSQVRECLKNETRVYLTQINTPEEVLIAGEPAACQRVIQTLGCNAFPAPFDHVIHCETMRSEYGELVKLNTLPSQNIPGIVFYSAAEYQALSLDSNLIAHSIATGLCQQLDFPRLVNRVYGDGVKIFIEAGAGSVCSRWIDKILEGQEHITVSLNRRGMDDHTSIIKALGKLLSHRVDLDLSSLYNLSQESSHQSKLTLRKITLGGDSITATILSDDNRQAFQNVATKRQHQNIPSTRESEIINSLPNSTNSILAHNLVAHNKQQEEIKMKDIIEHGLSQTEQLQSFEKTATKQQIPQPNVLAQEFSNDISTVDLNPSQYQKLNANNSRVTKAHIAFLQTRQDFSQKMSEIIQLQLACAENLLNEES